A part of Vigna radiata var. radiata cultivar VC1973A chromosome 11, Vradiata_ver6, whole genome shotgun sequence genomic DNA contains:
- the LOC106776877 gene encoding putative fasciclin-like arabinogalactan protein 20: MASPTTSFLTLSLLLLILLPISSATSATLLDAVEILSSLGFQCMALHLELASQTLQPHHSLTIFAPTDAAFERLPHHLSLSLLRYHLLPHAFSLHSLTSLPFGASIPTLLPNHSLTITTTSPTITISINNVTLLPSRVFHHPNLTIFPTTNFFDPRFHLTPPHPRPKPNPPTICLPSPHNPLSRAARLLRSHRFSLVASLLDLQLPSAYNRCKLTLFAPLDKALIHARHNLTHLSALLRHHLVPCKIVWRELVELRDGTLIGTYEKGFSLNVTMSKTHTLLLNGVQVIFPDMFRGDCLVVHGVQHVFSGHNVKRHHHAKHDTYRVTDAQDYDEHEVSSHSPEFDDDNRHGEGNSAGHYHFSVFH; encoded by the coding sequence ATGGCTTCTCCCACCACCTCTTTCCTCACTCTCTCTCTTCTCCTCCTCATTCTCCTCCCTATCTCCTCCGCCACCTCCGCCACCCTCCTTGACGCCGTGGAGATCCTCTCCTCCTTGGGGTTCCAATGCATGGCCCTGCACCTCGAACTAGCCTCCCAAACCCTCCAACCACACCACTCCCTCACCATATTCGCCCCCACCGACGCCGCCTTCGAACGCCTCCCACACCACCTTTCCCTCTCCCTCCTCCGCTACCACCTCCTCCCCCACGCCTTCTCCCTCCACAGCCTCACCTCCCTTCCCTTCGGCGCCAGCATCCCCACACTCCTCCCCAACCACTCCctcaccatcaccaccaccagcCCCACCATCACCATCTCCATCAACAACGTCACCCTCCTCCCCTCCCGCGTCTTCCATCACCCCAACCTCACCATCTTCCCCACCACCAACTTCTTCGACCCACGCTTCCACCTCACACCCCCACACCCCCGTCCAAAACCAAACCCTCCCACCATCTGCCTCCCTTCTCCCCACAACCCCCTCTCCCGCGCCGCTCGCCTCCTCCGTTCCCACCGCTTCTCCCTCGTCGCCTCCCTCCTCGACCTCCAGCTTCCCTCCGCCTACAACCGCTGTAAACTCACTCTCTTCGCCCCACTTGACAAGGCGCTGATTCACGCCAGGCACAACCTCACCCATCTCTCTGCGCTTCTTCGCCACCACCTCGTCCCCTGCAAGATCGTCTGGCGCGAACTTGTAGAGCTCAGGGACGGAACCTTGATTGGGACCTACGAGAAAGGGTTTTCTCTCAATGTCACCATGTCCAAGACTCACACTTTGTTGCTCAATGGTGTGCAGGTCATTTTTCCCGATATGTTTCGCGGTGACTGCCTCGTGGTCCATGGCGTTCAACACGTTTTTTCGGGTCACAATGTGAAACGACATCACCATGCAAAGCATGACACGTATCGGGTTACGGATGCGCAAGATTACGATGAACATGAAGTGTCTTCTCATTCTCCCGAGTTTGATGATGACAACCGCCATGGTGAGGGAAATTCTGCAGGGCATTACCACTTCTCTGTTTTTCATTAG
- the LOC106777456 gene encoding heavy metal-associated isoprenylated plant protein 22, which yields MGFLHNLREFFSACGKPKEKLIPKKTVNIRVKMDCEGCVKKVKHAVEKLEGVESFDVNQKLQRVSVTGYVDAKEVLEEVRSTGKTADNWPFVPYNLVTYPYVKGAYDIKAPSGFVRNVPDANADPKSPEMKLMRLFDDENPDHCSIM from the exons ATGGGGTTTCTACATAATCTTAGAGAATTTTTCTCTGCTTGTGGCAAACCAAAGGAGAAACTTATTCCCAAGAAG ACAGTTAATATCAGGGTGAAAATGGACTGTGAAGGTTGTGTTAAAAAGGTTAAACATGCAGTGGAGAAGTTAGAAG GAGTGGAATCCTTTGATGTGAACCAAAAGCTACAGAGGGTAAGTGTGACAGGTTATGTGGATGCAAAAGAGGTTCTAGAAGAAGTGAGGAGCACAGGAAAGACTGCAGACAATTGGCCATTTGTTCCTTACAATTTAGTGACATATCCTTATGTGAAAGGGGCATATGACATCAAGGCACCCTCTGGTTTCGTCAGAAATGTCCCTGATGCAAATGCTGACCCTAAGTCCCCTGAGATGAAGCTTATGAGGCTCTTTGATGATGAAAACCCAGATCATTGTTCTATCATGTAa